Proteins co-encoded in one Megalops cyprinoides isolate fMegCyp1 chromosome 1, fMegCyp1.pri, whole genome shotgun sequence genomic window:
- the LOC118790817 gene encoding C-reactive protein-like isoform X2, which yields MYSSANRRYTAPTVMEKLVFLLVLFTGCSAKYEDLKGKVFTFPLVSTNSYVELQPDVEGSLSAVTVCLRSFPDNKRANTLFSLATPSHMNAFLLYQPERGVYRVHINDISYDFFGLPDHLNKWNSVCWTWDSRTGITQVWVNGMRSVRIMLYANGVIAGAPSIILGQEQDTYGGGFDKAQCFLGELTDVHMWNYVLTPCEINSYMSDFSFTPGNVLNWQALNYTVHSNVFVEENQPYGCY from the exons ATGTATTCCTCTGCAAACAGACGTTATACAGCACCCACAGTGATGGAGAAGCTGGTGTTTTTGCTGGTGCTGTTCACAGGCTGTTCTGCTAAATATGAAG ATCTCAAGGGGAAAGTTTTCACCTTCCCATTGGTGTCCACTAATTCTTATGTGGAGCTCCAACCTGATGTGGAGGGGTCCCTTTCAGCTGTGACTGTCTGCCTCAGGTCCTTTCCTGATAACAAAAGAGCAAACACTCTGTTCTCCCTGGCTACCCCATCACACATGAATGCTTTTCTGTTGTACCAACCTGAAAGAGGTGTGTATCGAGTGCACATCAATGATATCAGTTATGACTTCTTTGGGTTGCCAGACCATCTAAATAAATGGAACTCTGTCTGCTGGACCTGGGATTCTCGCACGGGAATTACTCAGGTGTGGGTGAATGGAATGCGTAGTGTAAGAATAATGCTCTACGCTAATGGTGTCATAGCAGGAGCTCCCAGCATAATCCTTGGTCAAGAGCAGGATACTTATGGTGGGGGCTTTGACAAGGCACAATGTTTCCTTGGAGAGCTCACAGATGTCCATATGTGGAATTATGTCCTCACTCCCTGTGAAATCAATTCATATATGAGTGACTTCTCATTTACACCTGGGAATGTTCTCAACTGGCAGGCATTAAATTACACAGTGCATAGTAATGTGTTTGTAGAAGAGAACCAGCCATATGGCTGTTATTAG
- the LOC118790817 gene encoding C-reactive protein-like isoform X1, producing MYSSANRRYTAPTVMEKLVFLLVLFTGCSAKYEADLKGKVFTFPLVSTNSYVELQPDVEGSLSAVTVCLRSFPDNKRANTLFSLATPSHMNAFLLYQPERGVYRVHINDISYDFFGLPDHLNKWNSVCWTWDSRTGITQVWVNGMRSVRIMLYANGVIAGAPSIILGQEQDTYGGGFDKAQCFLGELTDVHMWNYVLTPCEINSYMSDFSFTPGNVLNWQALNYTVHSNVFVEENQPYGCY from the exons ATGTATTCCTCTGCAAACAGACGTTATACAGCACCCACAGTGATGGAGAAGCTGGTGTTTTTGCTGGTGCTGTTCACAGGCTGTTCTGCTAAATATGAAG CAGATCTCAAGGGGAAAGTTTTCACCTTCCCATTGGTGTCCACTAATTCTTATGTGGAGCTCCAACCTGATGTGGAGGGGTCCCTTTCAGCTGTGACTGTCTGCCTCAGGTCCTTTCCTGATAACAAAAGAGCAAACACTCTGTTCTCCCTGGCTACCCCATCACACATGAATGCTTTTCTGTTGTACCAACCTGAAAGAGGTGTGTATCGAGTGCACATCAATGATATCAGTTATGACTTCTTTGGGTTGCCAGACCATCTAAATAAATGGAACTCTGTCTGCTGGACCTGGGATTCTCGCACGGGAATTACTCAGGTGTGGGTGAATGGAATGCGTAGTGTAAGAATAATGCTCTACGCTAATGGTGTCATAGCAGGAGCTCCCAGCATAATCCTTGGTCAAGAGCAGGATACTTATGGTGGGGGCTTTGACAAGGCACAATGTTTCCTTGGAGAGCTCACAGATGTCCATATGTGGAATTATGTCCTCACTCCCTGTGAAATCAATTCATATATGAGTGACTTCTCATTTACACCTGGGAATGTTCTCAACTGGCAGGCATTAAATTACACAGTGCATAGTAATGTGTTTGTAGAAGAGAACCAGCCATATGGCTGTTATTAG